NNNNNNNNNNNNNNNNNNNNNNNNNNNNNNNNNNNNNNNNNNNNNNNNNNNNNNNNNNNNNNNNNNNNNNNNNNNNNNNNNNNNNNNNNNNNNNNNNNNNNNNNNNNNNNNNNNNNNNNNNNNNNNNNNNNNNNNNNNNNNNNNNNNNNNNNNNNNNNNNNNNNNNNNNNNNNNNNNNNNNNNNNNNNNNNNNNNNNNNNNNNNNNNNNNNNNNNNNNNNNNNNNNNNNNNNNNNNNNNNNNNNNNNNNNNNNNNNNNNNNNNNNNNNNNNNNNNNNNNNNNNNNNNNNNNNNNNNNNNNNNNNNNNNNNNNNNNNNNNNNNNNNNNNNNNNNNNNNNNNNNNNNNNNNNNNNNNNNNNNNNNNNNNNNNNNNNNNNNNNNNNNNNNNNNNNNNNNNNNNNNNNNNNNNNNNNNNNNNNNNNNNNNNNNNNNNNNNNNNNNNNNNNNNNNNNNNNNNNNNNNNNNNNNNNNNNNNNNNNNNNNNNNNNNNNNNNNNNNNNNNNNNNNNNNNNNNNNNNNNNNNNNNNNNNNNNNNNNNNNNNNNNNNNNNNNNNNNNNNNNNNNNNNNNNNNNNNNNNNNNNNNNNNNNNNNNNNNNNNNNNNNNNNNNNNNNNNNNNNNNNNNNNNNNNNNNNNNNNNNNNNNNNNNNNNNNNNNNNNNNNNNNNNNNNNNNNNNNNNNNNNNNNNNNNNNNNNNNNNNNNNNNNNNNNNNNNNNNNNNNNNNNNNNNNNNNNNNNNNNNNNNNNNNNNNNNNNNNNNNNNNNNNNNNNNNNNNNNNNNNNNNNNNNNNNNNNNNTGACAAGCTCCCGTAGCAGCACGGCAGACACCAGAGTGCATCTTCCCGCAAGTCGAACACGCACTGCGACCTGTTGCATTCGGCTTGCTGGAAGAGCCAGCCTTCACCGGCTTTTGATTCTTTCCCGCATGCTTACCAGGATGGACATGCGCCACTGTGCCAAACACCTTGGCTTCCTCACTGATTCCAGCTTCCTGTTCTGCGGCCTTTTCCACCAGCTCGGCCACAGTATCATAGTTGCGGATTTTACAACGAGTTCGGAGATCAACCCTGAGTCCGCGCATGAATTTGCGGACCAAGGAGATTTCCGACTCGGCCTCACGCCCAGCATACTTCTTGAGGCTGTTGAATTCCGCTTCATACTCCCTCACAGTCATAGTTCCCTGTTCCAGTCTGAGGAAAGCTCCTTCGAGCTGGTCAAATGCTTCCGGCGGAAAATACTTCCCACGGAATTCAGTCTTAAAGTTGGCCCATGTGCAATGCTCTGCACCAATCCGAGCCGCTACACCTCGCCACCAAAGGTGTTTATCACCGTCCAAGTAGTGGACAGCAATGTCCTTCTTGTAAGCAAGAGGACAACGGATCGACTTAAAGTTCCGCCCTATCCTGTCAATCCATTGATCTGCTTCTTTTGGTTTGGAACCACCATCGTTCCCAATTTCTGCATGTGGTCCATAACCTTGAGGTAAGACGGATTCCTAGCAACGTGTGCCTCTTCTCTATCCGGCACCACGTTCTCCACTTCCTCCACAACAGGTGGAGCCACTGGAGGTGCCGCCGCAGCAGGCAATCTTGCCAAGACTTGCGCCAAAATAGCCAAAACGGCTTCCAATCCCACCGGAGCAGCAGCAGCTCCAGCAGCAGCACCAGCCGCTGCAACATTGTTCAAGTTCCCTGCATTCTGAGCAGCGTTCCGAGCCTCTTCCGTACCAGCTTCATTCCTGGCCACGTTGCTCGCNNNNNNNNNNNNNNNNNNNNNNNNNNNNNNNNNNNNNNNNNNNNNNNNNNNNNNNNNNNNNNNNNNNNNNNNNNNNNNNNNNNNNNNNNNNNNNNNNNNNTTGCTTGCTCCACTATTATAGGAAAATAAATCAATTCAGTTGTTGTTTTATTTAAGAGATACAATTTTTTTAATGGATATGCGTAGGAGGAGTTGGTTATACAATTCAGTGGTCTTCTTTGTGGTCAACGGACAATCAGCAACTCACTTCGTTTTTTTCTCAGATTATTTATAGATTCCAACTTCTTTCACCTTTGAAATTGATACTTTCTCAAAACAATTGAACTTTGGTTAGTTATATTTTCTTTCTACTCTCTAAACTCATTGCTTTTTTTGTTGTACCTCCTTTTTTTTTGTAAATTGTATTCGAGGCATGCAAAAGAACTGATATGAGAATCTCGAATAAAGCCAATAGTTTTTGAAGTACATACAAACATTTAAAGCTCTATTTTGTATTTTTGTATTATCTTAGTTTTGAAGAAAAAAATTTAGTGGTTTTATCATACAAACCGATTTTGTGTAACCTATTACTTTACAAAGGTTGAAATTCATTGATTTTATTGTTTCATTTATAGTATCAGCTTTCAAAGAGTAAGAGACACAGAAGGGGAGGCTTTTAAAACCAAACGAGACTAGAACGAACATGGGAATTAGCACAATTCCTATGAGTGTTTTTGTCTTGAAGAGCCAACAAAGGGAATCGTTATTGTCCTCATCAATGAATTAATGAGTTTCTTCAATTCGTCATCTTTCACTATCTCGGTCTCGGTTTAGCATCATCATATATTGATCCGTATAAATTTGGATTGGTTGTAGCATGGGAGCAGCTACTCTATGCTATGGCTGTGGGGGGTTCCTCCAGCTTCGCTAAAGAAGCTAGGGTCCTCCATGAAGTCATGAGACTCCGCTGGAGCAGCCGTGACACTCTTTTTACTTAGTTGGATCTCACTGATGCAACCTAAATGGTAAGTAGGCAGTGGATGTGTGACATTTGGAGTTGTCATTCGTGCACCTGACCCTAATGGAAGAATGAGTGATCCGTTCCCCTGCAGATCATGGCTTTACCACTCAGTCCCGATGGAACTTATATAACTATTACTTTCATTTTTATGTACTTTCGAAACGTTATATATATTTCAATTGGTATATCATTTAAATAAACAGGTTTGTTAAAAACGTGTATTTTTTTTTATCAACTAAAAACATGTATTTTGATATATCAATAAATATGTATATCTTGTTGTCAAAAAATGTATATATATTTTTCTCTAAATTCAACAGCCAATTTTGTAGTTAATTTGTTACATACATTTAAATTCTCATTCTTAAGTTATTAATTTTTGTTATTTTAACTAATGTATTCACAACTTAAACGAAATAAAAATTTAAAATATTAACTAAAATAATATAATTATTAAATATATATTTTTCCATTAATATAAAATAATCTTAAATTTTAAGTAAAGAATTTGATTGCTCGCGCGGGGTTGTTTCGTAGTAAACGTAATATCATTTACAAAAAAAAAAGAAAGATGGATATGTTTGGTGGAGTGAGTCTCGGCCGTTTAATCTCTGCACGTTCTCGTGATCTTTTTGCGTTCCATCCAATCCAAGCCGAACAATATAATAATATTGGAGTATTTTTCGAGTATTTGGATATGTTTGATAGTCTTTCCTTCACTTTCCAAGAAGATTGCTCTCAGGTTTTAATGCATTTTATAAGAATGATCCAAACCCATTTTACATGGAAATGTTTGATAACAGTTCTTAGAATATGTGGGTCAAGTCAAGAACTGATCCAAAGTCTTCATAGAGATTAGCTACATTGACGTTGACTATGTTATTATAAATGACTTGCTAGTTTTCTTCATATTCTATAAAGATTAATAAACCATACACAGTATTTAGTATGTCTTCGAATGTTGTTTTCATTCATTCTTGTATTATTTTCATCTACCCATTTAAAATATATCTAGTATTTTCTTCTAGGGCTCTTATTACCCGATCAATTGGTTCTATTCTTTGTTAAAATTGATCTATTCGAACTTAAGTTCTTTGGCTCATAATAAATTAGGAAAACGTTACAACAATATAACATACAAACTGCAACAAGAAACATAGTTATGCTCTCTGCCTTCTTGGCTTCAGGTTATATAAAAAAATATTAAAGTTGACGGAGAGATGAAAGTGCTTGGCTTGTGTTTCTTGAGATTCTGTCATGTATTGGTTCCTGCTGATAAATCTACGCATCAAATACGCTTCTAATCTCAAATGTATCAAAACTCATAACACAGGTGAGAAGTGAAGACTTTGGGATGAACATTATCATACCTGTGTAGGAAGAATGTCAATTCTTGATCCAGTGATTGTCTCATACAAGAAAATGTACCTGCCATAGTCACAGGTTTCTTCCATTAGTTTTTTTTTTTGGGTCAAGAACCATGAGTTCTTTAAAACTAATACTACTAAGCCTACTAGTTAAAGCTACCATTGTCCAGCAAATGTTTAATCTCACAGTCTCTAAAGAGTATACACGTTCAATGTTTCTTCCCATATAACAAATACATAGTCAAGAAAGTTTATATCCGAGTTTTCCAGATAAAGAAACATACCGCCAAGCTAATTCAGTAACGAGTTCTGCTGGAGCAGCGGGGAGGACCTGAAAAGATCGAGATACAACCGAAACTAAACAGAGTTTCTCATAGAATGCTGGAGTTTACATTCTGAAGATGTAAGCAAGCATACCTCGTCCTCATATGGATTGCAGTTCTCTTTAAACCACAGCCTTATAAACTCCTGTTTAGATTGAAAAAAGAGGGCAAACATGTGATTAACAATGCACTCTGTACTAATAAAACCTGACTTGAACTGTATGGCCAAGGAGAAAAAACAAGAAATATCACTGACCTTATCAACATTTTCAGGCTCAAGACCTTTCTGGAAGCGCTCTTCATAGGAACCAGCAAGCCAGTATCTGCTTGAATCCGGCGTATGAATCTATATACAATGTGTACAAGAAGATGATTCGAATAAACTGTGCATTCAAAAGAGAGATGATAGGGAAAGAAAGAGGAAGTATTAAAACTAACCTCATCAATCAATAAGATGGAGCCATCGCTACTTCTTCCAAACTCATATTTTGTGTCCACCAGTATCAGTCCATGCTCCTTGGCAACACGCTGAAGAAATCATAATGTATTTAGAATCTAATAGACCTTCCAACAAGGCACAGAAGATTGGAGTATTGAAGCAAACCAAGATATATAAAGAATCTGGTTTCTTGTGGTCTGCAATCATAAGATTCTTTAAAACCATTACAGTCTATGGCTTTGTAAGTAACTAACCTGCCCAAACCCAAACAAGCTCAAAGCTTTCATACTTGCTTCGTCAAACTCAGCTTGAGTCATGAATCCACCTTCTACTATCTGCTAGATAATTATTCACCGCATAAGAAGCAGCAAAAAACTAAACAACTTTTGTAAGCAGATTAATTAGACCTCATTTGGAGTGATGGGCACATCATGATCGTCAGCCTTAGTTGTTGGTGTGAGTATATTAGCTGGAAGCTTCTGGTTTTTCACCAATCCTGCAAAATTAAAGATATCAGTTTATCAATGATATTCTGACATGGACTTAAAAAGAAGCTAACAGACGAGAAACAGTACCATCAGAGAGAACATTCCCACAATAGTTCCTAACACCTTTCTTGTATACGGTCCATAAAGATGTGTCAGTGCTTCCAGTCACATATCCTCTAACTACCAAACACCAAAACATTATTTGAAAAAGTTTAGTTCAAGTTTAGAACTAAAGCAAACAGGAGGCTGCATAGAGAAGCATAAACATACTAACCGACAAACTCTATTGGGAAGACGGAGCATTTCTTTGCAATAACAACATTTTTATCAGGAGATGAGACGATTGCGTTTGGAGTTATGTGCTGTGTGTTATTGAACCACCACAAGCTGGTCTCGTTAAGAACCTGAAAGTTAGGTGCAGCACAAACTTAGTATCTGTCTCTGTAACACTCACATCGTAAACATTAGGAAGACAAACCTGGCCTTTGAAGGGAATTGAAGCAAGATTCCTGTCGAATGCACTCAACCGATCGGTTGTAACAAGAACCAGATAATCACCAGCATCATAAATATCTCTGACCTGCATAATCATTTTTGGTTTCAGCATTGGTTTTTGTAGAGAATAACAATTGGAAGAAGACAAAAGGAAAGAACCACAAACCTTGCCCTTGATTCTAGATTTGAGACCAGGAACAGTCTCTAGAAGATTGGTACCCGAGAGACAGTTAGAGAGCGAGTCTTTGATAGTGCCAAGAACCTCTCCTTTACGGTTACTCGTAACAAGATCGTCAAGGGACAATTGTGGTGGTGGTATCTGCTCTTGCTGGCTTTGAGGCTTTCCCTGGCAAGACATAACTGGGTACTTCTTGAACTCGGGCAATGTTCTAGGAAACGAGACTGATGCAAAAGCTGGGGTTTTTGCAGACACTGTCCTAATAAAGCTCTGGGGGGTTCTTGACGACCTCACACACTGAGCCATTCCAGAAACAAACTCCAAAAGCAACAAACTGCACCAAAACCTGAAACTGTTTCAAAACAGAACGTATTATTGTTCTAAAAGGCTAGGGCTTTAGACCAAACTAAACTCTTAACAAGGGAGATGGAAGCAGAGAGAGATATATGCGCGAAAGGGAGTAAACCGCAACTTGTGAAAAACGAACATGAGAAATGGAGAAAGTTAAAACCTTTTTTATCGAGACAAGCAGACCCTTCTCCAGAGGCAAGAGAAGCCGGCGGCGAATATAAGTGAGAACGCTAAAAGCTTGAATTAGCGTTTGCGTTTTTAACCCTGTTGTCTTGTAGCTGTTGGTCTGGACCAAGACTAAACCAACCGAAACCGTACCAGTATTGCTAAGTATCAGAACGATTTTATTTTTATATATCTGAGAAAATAAAACTGAACCAGAATCAAATTAACCATGAAAACTCCAACATATAAAATAGAGTTTATAAATGAGTCCAAAATATTAATTAATTTAGTTCTGAAATAATTAAATATTTTTAAATATTACGTATAAAATTTAGTTACCTGAAAAATGAATTCAATATTTTTATTTAAACCAAACCAAAAAACTAATAAACGAAACCTCGAAACCAAAACAAATAGGAAATCTGAATGTATTTTCCTTTTTGTCTTACTCTCTCATCAAAACGTTATTTAATTAAGGAAAGTAAATATATAAACAGAGGGGAAAAAACTCGCGTTCTCTAGGAGATCAATCACTAGATCCGTCACCTCTTCTGCATCCTCCACAATCTCTCTGTGTTTCCACCGAATCCAAAGGTTTAAGCTTTGCTCAAAGTTCGTGAAACCCTTCACGGAGATGCCAATTTAGAGAATCATAGAAAGAAAGAGAGACATGGTGAAGCCAGCGGGAAAGCAGAGCTGTGGGCGCCTTGTGTTCGCTTCATTCCTCGCTCTTTTGGCCTTCGGCCTCGTCGCCGACTTCCTTTGGGCCTCTTCTCATCGCTTCTCCTCCGCCATGATCTCTCTCCCCTCCTCCGTAACCACCGTGGTCGGAAAACTCCCTCCTAGTTCCAATGTAAGTGTTCGATCTGCTCTTTTTTTTGATGTCTCAGAGAGAATATAATCAGCTCAAATGCCACTTGTTCAGGAGAAAGATACTAAGAAGAAGAAGAACGATAGTGCTCGTGAACGGAAGCTCTCTGCAACGTTTCAAGATCTTCCTGCTCCTCAGCTACATTGGGAGAAGATGTCAGCCGCACCAGTGCCTCGTCTAGACGGAGCTGCGATTCAGATCAGAAACTTCCTCTACGTCTTTGCTGGTTACGGCAACATTAATCTCGTAAGCGTTGTATAGAGAGAGAGAGATCTTTGATCAGTAGCATTAGATGAATTGATGTTTCTCTCTTTCAATATATCAGGTGCATTCGCATGTTGATATGTACAACTTCGTGGACAACACATGGGGAGGAAGATTCGATATGCCTAAGGAGATGGCACATTCTCATTTAGGGATGGTAACTGATGGGAGATTCATCTACATCGTCACTGGTCAGTATGGCCCTCAATGTAGAGGACCTACTGCTAAAACATTTGTGCTAGACACTGATACAAATACATGGAGTGACTTCATTCCTTTACCAGTTCCTAGGTGATTGCTATTCTCTGTTTATCATCATTAAGAGAAAGTGAGTGACAAGGGTTTATTTAACTTCAGGTATGCTCCAGCTACTCAGCTATGGAGAGGTAGACTCCACGTGATGGGTGGGAGCAAAGAGAATCGACATACACCAGGACTTGAACACTGGAGTATCGCTGTTAAAGATGGCAAAGCGTTGGAGAGAGAGTGGAGAAGTGAAATTCCTATCCCTCGTGGAGGTCCTCACAGGTTTGGTTAATAGCTTCATGCATCATCCTCAATTTTTATCTGAGGTTTGACTCTTCTTTTTTGGTGACTGTAGAGCATGTGTAGTAGTGGATGACAAGCTTTTTGTGATTGGTGGTCAAGAAGGTGATTTCATGGCTAAGCCAGGATCTCCCATCTTCAAATGCTCACGCCGTTTGGAGGTATATTTTTGCTATTTTATGAACGTTGTGTATGTGTGTCCTTACCTTCTTCACCTTGGTGGTTCTCAAGGTGGTGTTCAGTGATGTTTACATGCTGGATGAGGAAATGAAGTGGAAAGTTATGCCATCAATGCCAAAACCGGATTCACATATTGAGTTTGCTTGGAAGGTGGTTAACAACTCCATTGTGATCGTTGGAGGGACGACAGAGAAGCATCCTGAAACCAAGAAGATGGTTCTCGTTGGCGAAATCTTCCAGTTTAACCTGAATACAATGGTAAAAAAAACCATGTCCCTGTCTGCCAGCTTAATACCCTCTTTAGCTTGTAAACAGTGGCTGAGTTTTATGTTTTCGTCTGCAGAAATGGTATGTGATTGGGAAGTTGCCATACCGTGTGAAGACTACACTGGTTGGGTATTGGGAAGGGAATTTATACTTCACCTCGGGGCAACGAGACAAAGGTCCTGAAGATCCTGCACCACGCAAGGTAATTGCAGAGATGTGGAGAACCAAACTGATACTGAATCCATGAACAAATGAGATGGAGAGAGTGAGAGAAGAAACCTATCTCCCTTTACTAATGCAAAGTCACAATACTTTTTGAAGTTCATATTCTTTGAGCCTAACTCATCCCACTCCACATAACACTTGCTATGTCTATCTTCTATGTTGATGAGGAATTTGTATATTGTAGACTAAAACACACAAACTTATATAGAAAATTTCAATTTTTCCAACACATCTTTGTGTGCTTTCTTCATCTCACAGTTGTCTTCTGTTTCTTGTTAATCACCAAACGTTTTTTTTCAAAAGATCAGTTATGTACTGCCGTAACCAAGATCTCATGTAGCAAAATCTGTTTCTTTTCAAAACCCAGCTTTGAGCTGAATCTAACAG
The DNA window shown above is from Brassica oleracea var. oleracea cultivar TO1000 chromosome C3, BOL, whole genome shotgun sequence and carries:
- the LOC106330322 gene encoding uncharacterized protein LOC106330322 → MTTPNVTHPLPTYHLGCISEIQLSKKSVTAAPAESHDFMEDPSFFSEAGGTPHSHSIENEAGTEEARNAAQNAGNLNNVAAAGAAAGAAAAPVGLEAVLAILAQVLARLPAAAAPPVAPPVVEEVENVVPDREEAHVARNPSYLKKDIAVHYLDGDKHLWWRGVAARIGAEHCTWANFKTEFRGKYFPPEAFDQLEGAFLRLEQGTMTVREYEAEFNSLKKYAGREAESEISLVRKFMRGLRVDLRTRCKIRNYDTVAELVEKAAEQEAGISEEAKVFGTVAHVHPGKHAGKNQKPVKAGSSSKPNATGRSACSTCGKMHSGVCRAATGALKNKYPLPRIDELLDQLRGATCFSKIDLASGYHQIPIAEEDVRKTAFRSRYGHYEFVVMPFGLTNAPAAFMKMMNNVFRDYLDEFVIVFIDDILIYSLNQEEHKDHLRKVLDKLREHKLFAKLSKCSFWQREICFLGHVVSDKGVSVDQEKIKAIADWPRPRNATEIRSFLGLAGYYRRFVKGFASMAQPLTKLTGKDVQFVWTEGCAVSFSKLKMMLTTTPVLALLMDNEPYVVYTDASKVGLWCVFMLQGKVIAYASRQLRKHEGNYPTHDLEMAAVVFALKIWRSYLYGAKISLNIDLDDTSAHQWESAYLQ
- the LOC106331717 gene encoding phosphoribosylaminoimidazole-succinocarboxamide synthase, chloroplastic-like — translated: MAQCVRSSRTPQSFIRTVSAKTPAFASVSFPRTLPEFKKYPVMSCQGKPQSQQEQIPPPQLSLDDLVTSNRKGEVLGTIKDSLSNCLSGTNLLETVPGLKSRIKGKVRDIYDAGDYLVLVTTDRLSAFDRNLASIPFKGQVLNETSLWWFNNTQHITPNAIVSSPDKNVVIAKKCSVFPIEFVVRGYVTGSTDTSLWTVYKKGVRNYCGNVLSDGLVKNQKLPANILTPTTKADDHDVPITPNEIVEGGFMTQAEFDEASMKALSLFGFGQRVAKEHGLILVDTKYEFGRSSDGSILLIDEIHTPDSSRYWLAGSYEERFQKGLEPENVDKEFIRLWFKENCNPYEDEVLPAAPAELVTELAWRYIFLYETITGSRIDILPTQEPIHDRISRNTSQALSSLRQL
- the LOC106335733 gene encoding kelch repeat-containing protein At3g27220-like, translating into MVKPAGKQSCGRLVFASFLALLAFGLVADFLWASSHRFSSAMISLPSSVTTVVGKLPPSSNEKDTKKKKNDSARERKLSATFQDLPAPQLHWEKMSAAPVPRLDGAAIQIRNFLYVFAGYGNINLVHSHVDMYNFVDNTWGGRFDMPKEMAHSHLGMVTDGRFIYIVTGQYGPQCRGPTAKTFVLDTDTNTWSDFIPLPVPRYAPATQLWRGRLHVMGGSKENRHTPGLEHWSIAVKDGKALEREWRSEIPIPRGGPHRACVVVDDKLFVIGGQEGDFMAKPGSPIFKCSRRLEVVFSDVYMLDEEMKWKVMPSMPKPDSHIEFAWKVVNNSIVIVGGTTEKHPETKKMVLVGEIFQFNLNTMKWYVIGKLPYRVKTTLVGYWEGNLYFTSGQRDKGPEDPAPRKVIAEMWRTKLILNP